In Coleofasciculus sp. FACHB-1120, one genomic interval encodes:
- the rplC gene encoding 50S ribosomal protein L3: MSVGILGTKLGMTQIFDETGKAIPVTVIQAGPCTVTQIKTKATDGYTAVQIGYREVKPKSLNKPELGHLAKSSAPPLRKLREYRFENVGEFELGQQLKPDIFTAGQIVDVIGTSIGKGFAGYQKRHNFKRGPMSHGSKNHRLPGSIGPGTTPGRVYPGKRMAGRLGGTRVTIRKLTVVRVDAERNLLLIKGAIPGKPGALVNIVPAKKVGRK, from the coding sequence GTGTCTGTTGGTATCCTCGGCACCAAACTCGGCATGACCCAAATTTTTGACGAAACAGGAAAAGCAATTCCTGTGACGGTCATTCAAGCAGGGCCATGCACCGTTACGCAAATTAAAACCAAAGCAACAGATGGCTATACTGCCGTCCAGATTGGTTATAGAGAAGTCAAACCCAAAAGTTTAAACAAGCCTGAATTGGGGCATTTGGCAAAATCAAGTGCTCCTCCTTTGCGGAAGCTGCGGGAGTATCGCTTTGAGAATGTGGGAGAGTTCGAGCTAGGGCAACAACTCAAACCAGATATTTTTACTGCTGGCCAAATTGTGGATGTAATCGGCACAAGCATCGGAAAAGGCTTCGCCGGTTATCAAAAGCGCCACAACTTTAAGCGGGGACCCATGTCCCACGGTTCTAAAAACCATCGTCTACCCGGTTCTATCGGTCCTGGAACCACACCGGGGCGTGTTTATCCCGGTAAGCGGATGGCTGGTCGTTTAGGCGGCACGCGCGTTACCATTCGCAAATTGACAGTGGTGCGGGTAGACGCAGAACGCAACCTACTACTGATCAAAGGAGCGATTCCTGGTAAACCAGGGGCGCTGGTTAATATTGTTCCTGCCAAGAAAGTAGGTCGAAAGTAG
- the rplD gene encoding 50S ribosomal protein L4, which yields MVNCVVRNWNGEEVGQATLELKVAKEENAAHVVHRALVRQQANARQGTASTKTRAEVRGGGRKPWRQKGTGRARAGSIRSPLWRGGGVIFGPKPRDYDTKMNRKERRLALRTAFFSRAEDMIVVEEFADKLPRPKTKELVEAIARWGVEPNSKVLLILAEREENVYLSARNVAKMKIIPATQLNVFDLLAADKIVTTPSALVKIQEVYSE from the coding sequence ATGGTTAACTGTGTAGTACGAAACTGGAACGGGGAAGAGGTCGGACAAGCAACCCTAGAATTAAAGGTTGCCAAAGAAGAGAATGCGGCTCATGTCGTCCACCGAGCCTTGGTAAGACAACAGGCGAATGCTCGTCAAGGCACAGCCAGTACCAAAACCCGCGCAGAAGTTAGGGGGGGAGGTCGTAAACCTTGGCGTCAAAAAGGAACGGGTCGCGCTCGTGCTGGGTCGATTCGCTCACCACTGTGGCGAGGTGGCGGTGTCATCTTTGGTCCTAAGCCAAGAGACTATGACACAAAGATGAACCGGAAGGAACGGCGTTTAGCCCTAAGAACCGCCTTCTTTAGCCGAGCCGAAGACATGATTGTGGTAGAGGAATTTGCTGACAAGTTGCCTCGCCCTAAGACTAAAGAATTGGTGGAAGCGATCGCACGTTGGGGCGTCGAACCAAATTCTAAAGTACTGCTTATCTTAGCAGAACGTGAAGAAAACGTTTATTTGTCAGCACGGAATGTTGCCAAGATGAAGATCATTCCTGCAACCCAGTTGAATGTCTTTGACCTACTGGCAGCTGACAAAATCGTGACGACGCCATCCGCCCTTGTCAAAATCCAGGAGGTTTACAGTGAGTGA
- a CDS encoding 50S ribosomal protein L23, with the protein MSEYNPRALADLVYRPIVTEKATLLMEQNKYVFEVVPKATKPEIKAAIEDLFKVKVVSVNTLRLPRKKRRVGKFAGFKPQYKRAIVTLASGETITLFPEV; encoded by the coding sequence GTGAGTGAGTATAACCCCCGCGCACTTGCGGATCTGGTGTATCGACCGATTGTAACTGAGAAGGCAACTCTGCTGATGGAGCAGAACAAGTATGTCTTTGAAGTCGTTCCTAAAGCGACTAAGCCAGAAATTAAAGCAGCAATTGAAGACCTGTTTAAAGTAAAGGTTGTAAGTGTGAACACCCTTCGCCTACCGCGCAAAAAGCGCCGCGTCGGCAAATTTGCAGGGTTTAAGCCTCAATACAAGCGAGCAATCGTAACTCTGGCAAGCGGAGAGACCATTACCCTTTTCCCAGAAGTTTAA
- the rplB gene encoding 50S ribosomal protein L2 produces the protein MGTRSYRPYTPSTRQVTISDFAEVTRSEPEKSLTYTKHRPKGRNNRGVITSRRRGGGHKQLYREIDFRRDKHNIPAKVATIEYDPNRNARIALVYYRDGEKRYILHPVGLTVGTVITAGADSPIETGNALPLSRIPLGTAVHNVELTAGRGGQIVRAAGASAQVVAKEGDYVTIKLPSGEVRMIRRECYATIGQVGNVDHRNLSAGKAGRNRWKGRRPKVRGSVMNPVDHPHGGGEGRAPIGRSGPVTPWGKPTLGAKTRKRNKPSNKLIVRRRRKSSKRGRGGRES, from the coding sequence ATGGGTACCCGTTCTTATCGGCCTTATACTCCCAGTACTCGTCAAGTTACCATCTCGGACTTTGCCGAAGTTACGCGGAGCGAGCCGGAAAAGTCACTAACCTACACAAAGCATCGCCCCAAAGGTCGAAACAATCGTGGGGTGATCACCAGCCGCCGTCGGGGCGGCGGTCATAAACAGCTTTACCGGGAGATTGATTTTCGCCGCGACAAGCACAATATTCCTGCGAAAGTGGCAACCATTGAGTACGATCCTAATCGTAATGCCCGGATTGCCCTAGTTTATTACCGGGATGGGGAAAAGCGATATATTCTGCATCCAGTCGGATTAACGGTGGGTACAGTAATCACTGCTGGAGCAGACTCCCCAATTGAAACTGGCAATGCGTTACCTTTAAGCAGGATTCCGTTAGGAACTGCCGTTCATAACGTAGAACTGACTGCTGGACGGGGCGGGCAAATTGTTCGCGCGGCTGGTGCCAGTGCACAAGTGGTCGCTAAAGAAGGCGACTATGTCACGATCAAGCTGCCCTCCGGTGAAGTCCGGATGATTCGTCGCGAGTGCTACGCAACCATCGGACAAGTCGGCAATGTCGATCATCGCAACTTGAGTGCCGGTAAAGCTGGTCGCAATCGCTGGAAGGGACGCCGTCCGAAGGTAAGAGGTAGCGTCATGAACCCAGTCGATCACCCCCACGGTGGTGGTGAGGGACGGGCACCGATTGGTAGAAGTGGTCCAGTGACCCCTTGGGGTAAGCCCACTTTAGGTGCCAAGACCCGTAAGCGAAATAAGCCAAGCAATAAATTGATTGTCCGGCGTCGTCGCAAATCTTCCAAGCGCGGTCGGGGCGGTCGGGAGTCCTAG
- the rpsS gene encoding 30S ribosomal protein S19, producing MGRSLKKGPFVADHLLKKIENLNARGDKQLIKTWSRASTVLPQMVGHTIAVHNGRTHVPVYVTEQMVGHKLGEFAPTRTFRGHSKDSKAKR from the coding sequence ATGGGTCGTTCTCTTAAAAAAGGTCCTTTTGTTGCGGACCATTTGCTGAAAAAGATTGAAAATTTGAATGCTAGGGGCGATAAGCAGCTTATTAAAACTTGGTCTCGTGCTTCAACTGTATTACCGCAAATGGTGGGTCATACTATCGCGGTTCATAATGGGCGGACTCACGTGCCAGTTTACGTCACCGAGCAAATGGTAGGGCATAAGTTGGGAGAATTCGCTCCAACTCGCACCTTCCGGGGGCACTCGAAAGATTCCAAGGCAAAGAGGTAA
- the rplV gene encoding 50S ribosomal protein L22, which produces MAVDTTEEVKAIARYIRMSPHKVRRVLDQIRGRSYREALIVLEFMPYRACDPVRKVLRSAAANAEHNAGLDPARLVVSQAYADQGSTLKRFRPRAQGRAYQIRKPTCHITVAVAQAAADE; this is translated from the coding sequence ATGGCAGTTGATACTACAGAAGAAGTGAAAGCGATCGCGCGATACATCCGGATGTCTCCCCACAAGGTGCGCCGGGTTCTCGACCAAATCCGGGGACGCTCCTATCGGGAAGCGCTGATCGTTCTGGAATTTATGCCCTATCGGGCTTGCGATCCTGTCCGCAAGGTACTGCGCTCAGCAGCTGCCAATGCCGAACATAACGCCGGTTTAGACCCCGCCAGGTTGGTGGTTTCTCAGGCTTATGCTGACCAAGGCTCAACCTTGAAACGCTTCAGACCCCGCGCTCAAGGTCGTGCATATCAAATTCGTAAACCAACGTGTCATATCACCGTAGCTGTTGCCCAAGCAGCGGCAGATGAATAA
- the rpsC gene encoding 30S ribosomal protein S3, whose protein sequence is MGQKIHPIGFRLGITQEHRSRWFADAKRYPELLQEDHTIRQVVEKKLSNAGISQVRIERKADQIDLEIHTARPGVVVGRGGTGIEVLRGDLQQALGGGNRQIRINVIEVARVDADAGLIAEYIAQQLERRVSFRRVVRQAIQRAQRAEVQGIKVQVSGRLNGAEIARTEWTREGRVPLHTLRANIDYAYRTAKTIYGILGVKVWIFKGEVIPGQEEIPAPNNAQPKRRQQRRRQQFEDRSNE, encoded by the coding sequence GTGGGACAGAAAATTCATCCAATTGGTTTTCGACTGGGGATTACCCAAGAACACCGCTCCCGTTGGTTTGCGGATGCTAAGCGCTACCCAGAACTCCTGCAAGAAGACCACACCATTCGGCAGGTCGTGGAGAAAAAACTCAGTAACGCTGGTATCTCTCAAGTACGGATCGAGCGCAAAGCTGATCAAATTGACTTAGAAATCCACACCGCTCGACCGGGTGTTGTGGTAGGTCGTGGTGGTACTGGCATTGAAGTATTACGCGGCGATCTTCAACAGGCTTTAGGCGGTGGCAATCGTCAAATTCGGATCAACGTGATCGAAGTAGCACGGGTAGATGCCGACGCCGGACTGATTGCTGAGTATATTGCCCAACAGCTAGAGCGACGAGTTTCCTTCCGGCGCGTTGTCCGGCAAGCGATTCAACGCGCCCAACGTGCTGAAGTCCAGGGAATTAAAGTCCAAGTCAGCGGACGGTTAAACGGGGCGGAAATTGCCCGAACCGAGTGGACGCGGGAAGGCAGAGTGCCTCTGCATACCCTTCGAGCCAACATTGACTACGCTTACCGCACCGCCAAAACCATTTATGGCATTCTTGGCGTTAAAGTTTGGATCTTTAAAGGCGAAGTGATTCCTGGTCAGGAAGAAATTCCGGCTCCTAACAACGCTCAACCTAAGCGTCGTCAACAGCGTCGCCGCCAGCAATTTGAAGACCGCTCTAATGAATAA
- the rplP gene encoding 50S ribosomal protein L16 has translation MLSPRRTKFRKQQRGRMNGLATRGNSLNFGDFGLQSTEPSWITSRQIEASRRAMTRYIRRGGKIWIRVFPDKPVTMRPAETRMGSGKGSPEFWVAVVKPGRILFEIAGVPEETAREAMRLASHKLPIKTKFITREEEGTV, from the coding sequence ATGTTAAGTCCCAGAAGAACAAAATTTCGCAAACAGCAGCGCGGGCGAATGAACGGTTTGGCGACTCGGGGCAATAGCCTAAACTTTGGTGACTTTGGCCTCCAATCCACAGAACCTTCTTGGATTACCTCGCGTCAGATTGAAGCCAGCCGCCGAGCCATGACCCGTTACATCCGTCGGGGTGGCAAAATTTGGATTCGGGTCTTCCCCGATAAACCAGTCACAATGCGTCCTGCTGAAACCCGCATGGGTTCTGGTAAAGGTTCTCCAGAATTTTGGGTAGCTGTCGTGAAGCCCGGGCGGATCTTGTTTGAGATTGCCGGGGTTCCGGAAGAAACCGCCAGGGAGGCAATGCGTCTAGCTTCCCACAAGTTGCCAATTAAGACGAAGTTCATCACTCGTGAAGAAGAAGGGACTGTGTGA
- the rpmC gene encoding 50S ribosomal protein L29 produces MALPKIEEARNLGDQELAEEILAVKRQLFDLRLQQATRRLEKLHQFKHTKHRLGQLLTVEGERQRAAKAQKPQPDATSEE; encoded by the coding sequence ATGGCTCTGCCCAAGATAGAAGAAGCCAGAAATTTAGGCGATCAAGAACTGGCTGAAGAAATTTTAGCTGTCAAGCGCCAGCTGTTTGATTTACGACTGCAACAGGCAACTCGACGCCTGGAAAAGTTACACCAGTTCAAGCATACGAAGCATCGTTTAGGTCAGCTCCTAACTGTAGAAGGGGAGCGGCAACGAGCTGCAAAGGCTCAAAAGCCACAACCAGATGCAACATCCGAGGAGTAG
- the rpsQ gene encoding 30S ribosomal protein S17 has translation MAVKERVGVVVSDKMQKTVVVTVENRSPHPKYGKIVVRTKRYKAHDEENQCKVGDRVRILETRPLSRTKRWAVAEILNREVQ, from the coding sequence ATGGCAGTTAAAGAACGAGTTGGCGTGGTCGTCAGCGACAAGATGCAAAAGACCGTAGTGGTCACCGTCGAGAACCGCTCGCCGCACCCTAAGTACGGAAAGATTGTAGTGCGTACAAAGCGTTACAAAGCTCACGATGAAGAAAATCAGTGCAAGGTAGGCGATCGCGTCCGGATTTTGGAAACACGACCTCTGAGCCGCACCAAACGATGGGCAGTCGCTGAAATTCTCAACCGTGAGGTTCAATAA
- the rplN gene encoding 50S ribosomal protein L14 produces the protein MIQPQSYLNVADNSGARKLMCIRVLGASGRRYAGVGDVIIAVVKDAIPNMAVKKSDVVRAVIVRTRKNMRRDSGMSIRFDDNAAVIINADGNPRGTRVFGPVARELRDKNFTKIVSLAPEVL, from the coding sequence ATGATTCAGCCCCAATCCTACCTTAATGTCGCAGACAACAGCGGCGCTCGCAAATTAATGTGCATCCGCGTCTTAGGTGCCAGTGGCCGACGCTATGCCGGTGTTGGCGACGTAATCATTGCGGTTGTCAAAGACGCCATTCCCAACATGGCAGTTAAAAAGTCAGATGTTGTGCGAGCCGTGATTGTCCGTACCCGAAAAAATATGCGCCGGGACAGCGGTATGAGTATTCGCTTCGATGATAACGCCGCCGTCATCATCAACGCAGATGGCAACCCTAGGGGAACGCGCGTTTTTGGACCAGTTGCACGCGAACTGCGCGACAAAAACTTTACCAAAATTGTTTCTCTAGCTCCGGAGGTACTCTAA
- the rplX gene encoding 50S ribosomal protein L24 — MAAKKQSKRNGTKLPQRYKMHVKKGDTVQVIAGRDKGKVGEILRTIPQESRVIVKGINIKTKHVKPQQEGESGQIVTVEAPIHSSNVMLYSTQQKIASRICYTLNDEGRKVRMLKKTGEIID, encoded by the coding sequence ATGGCCGCGAAAAAACAGTCTAAAAGAAACGGGACGAAGCTTCCCCAGCGTTATAAAATGCACGTCAAAAAAGGCGACACAGTACAAGTGATTGCCGGTCGTGATAAAGGCAAAGTTGGTGAAATCTTGCGGACGATCCCCCAAGAAAGTCGGGTAATTGTAAAAGGCATCAACATTAAAACCAAGCACGTTAAACCTCAGCAAGAAGGTGAATCGGGTCAAATCGTGACAGTGGAGGCACCGATCCATAGCTCTAACGTGATGCTTTACTCGACTCAACAAAAGATTGCCAGTCGTATTTGCTATACCTTGAATGACGAAGGACGCAAAGTGCGGATGCTCAAAAAAACTGGTGAAATTATTGACTAA
- the rplE gene encoding 50S ribosomal protein L5, whose protein sequence is MTQKLKTLYQDTIVPKLMTQFNYTNTHQVPKVIKVTVNRGLGEASTNAKALESSLAEIAKITGQKPVVTRAKKAIAGFKLRQGMPVGVMVTLRADRMYAFLDRLINLSLPRIRDFRGISPKSFDGRGNYSLGIREQLIFPEIEYDSIDQIRGMDISIITTANTDEEGRALLKEMGMPFRDQ, encoded by the coding sequence ATGACACAAAAACTGAAAACGCTGTACCAAGATACGATCGTTCCTAAACTGATGACTCAGTTTAATTACACGAATACCCATCAGGTACCCAAAGTCATAAAGGTCACAGTTAATCGAGGTCTAGGCGAGGCTTCTACCAACGCCAAAGCGCTGGAATCTTCCCTCGCTGAAATTGCCAAAATTACGGGTCAAAAACCAGTAGTGACGCGGGCGAAAAAGGCGATCGCTGGATTCAAACTTCGCCAAGGTATGCCAGTAGGCGTGATGGTGACTTTGCGTGCGGATCGGATGTATGCCTTTCTCGACCGATTGATTAACCTGTCGCTGCCACGAATTCGGGACTTTCGCGGCATTAGTCCCAAAAGCTTCGATGGTCGGGGGAATTACAGCTTAGGCATTAGAGAGCAGCTGATATTTCCCGAAATAGAATACGACAGCATCGACCAAATTCGGGGTATGGACATTTCCATCATTACTACAGCAAATACCGACGAAGAAGGCCGCGCCTTGCTAAAAGAAATGGGAATGCCTTTCCGGGATCAATGA
- the rpsH gene encoding 30S ribosomal protein S8 produces the protein MAANDTISDMLTRIRNANLARHQTTEIPATKMTRSIAKVLREEGFIAEFEEVGEGIKQHLLISLKYKGKNRQPIINTLKRVSKPGLRVYSNRKELPRVLGGIGIAIISTSSGIMTDREARRQGVGGEVLCYIW, from the coding sequence ATGGCGGCGAACGACACAATTTCAGATATGCTGACTCGCATTCGGAATGCGAATCTGGCGCGGCACCAAACAACAGAAATACCAGCGACCAAGATGACTCGCAGTATTGCCAAAGTCCTCAGGGAGGAAGGCTTTATTGCTGAATTTGAAGAAGTTGGCGAAGGGATCAAGCAACACTTGCTAATTTCTCTAAAGTACAAAGGTAAAAACCGTCAACCGATTATTAATACCTTGAAGCGGGTCAGCAAACCTGGTCTGCGGGTTTACTCTAACCGCAAAGAACTACCCCGCGTGCTGGGCGGTATCGGAATTGCGATCATTTCTACCTCCAGCGGCATTATGACTGACCGGGAAGCGCGGCGTCAGGGTGTAGGTGGAGAAGTGCTTTGCTACATCTGGTAG
- the rplF gene encoding 50S ribosomal protein L6, producing MSRIGKRPINIPAKVQVSIEGQHVAVKGPKGELSRVLPSEVSIEQEGETILVKRRDESRAARQRHGLSRTLVANMVDGVSQGFQRRLEIQGVGYRAAVQGRNLVLNVGYSHPVQIEPPDGIQMAVENNTNVVVSGIDKEIVGNIAARIRAVRPPEVYKGKGIRYAGEVVRRKAGKAGKK from the coding sequence ATGTCTCGTATTGGCAAACGCCCTATTAATATTCCTGCTAAGGTACAAGTTTCGATCGAAGGGCAACATGTTGCAGTGAAAGGGCCTAAAGGAGAATTATCCAGGGTTCTGCCATCTGAGGTGAGTATAGAGCAAGAGGGAGAAACGATCCTGGTCAAGCGGCGAGATGAATCTCGTGCAGCTCGTCAGCGCCACGGTCTTTCTCGGACTTTGGTTGCCAACATGGTCGATGGAGTTTCCCAAGGATTTCAGCGTCGTCTAGAAATCCAGGGAGTCGGTTATCGTGCCGCAGTTCAAGGTCGCAATCTGGTTCTGAACGTGGGTTACAGCCATCCAGTTCAGATTGAACCTCCCGACGGTATTCAAATGGCCGTGGAAAACAACACGAATGTGGTTGTAAGCGGCATTGATAAAGAAATCGTAGGAAACATTGCCGCTCGCATCCGTGCTGTCCGTCCACCGGAAGTCTATAAGGGTAAAGGCATCCGTTATGCGGGTGAAGTGGTAAGACGTAAAGCTGGAAAGGCAGGTAAGAAGTAA
- the rplR gene encoding 50S ribosomal protein L18, translating to MKLTRKELIQRRHHRVRRKVNGSSERPRLAVFRSNQHIYVQVIDDTQQRTLACASTLEPDLKSQLTTGATCAASVEVGKLIAQRAIAQGISRVVFDRGGNLYHGRIKALADAAREAGLDF from the coding sequence ATGAAGCTAACTCGTAAAGAATTAATCCAACGTCGGCACCACCGGGTACGGCGTAAGGTAAATGGCAGTAGTGAGCGTCCTCGGTTAGCTGTCTTTCGATCCAATCAGCACATTTATGTCCAGGTAATTGACGACACTCAACAACGGACTCTTGCCTGTGCCTCAACTTTGGAGCCGGATCTAAAATCACAGTTAACAACAGGAGCTACCTGTGCCGCCTCTGTTGAGGTAGGGAAGTTAATTGCTCAGCGAGCGATCGCTCAAGGCATTTCAAGGGTTGTCTTTGACCGAGGCGGCAACCTTTACCACGGTCGAATCAAAGCCCTCGCAGACGCTGCTCGCGAAGCTGGTTTGGATTTCTAA
- the rpsE gene encoding 30S ribosomal protein S5 translates to MAKERRKSSARREKEITFQERVIQIRRVSKVVKGGKKLSFRAIVVIGNERGQVGVGVGKASDVIGAVRKGVADGKKHLIDIPLTKANSIPHPINGAGGGAQVMMRPAAPGTGVIAGGAVRTVLELAGVRNILAKQLGSNNPLNNARAAVNALSTLRTFSEVAEERGIPIENLYA, encoded by the coding sequence ATGGCAAAAGAGCGTCGGAAAAGTTCTGCGCGTCGGGAAAAAGAAATCACCTTTCAAGAACGGGTGATTCAGATTCGTCGTGTTAGTAAGGTCGTCAAAGGCGGTAAAAAACTCAGCTTTCGCGCCATCGTGGTCATTGGCAATGAACGCGGTCAAGTTGGCGTCGGGGTTGGCAAAGCAAGTGATGTAATTGGAGCTGTTCGCAAAGGCGTTGCCGACGGCAAAAAGCACTTGATTGACATCCCCTTGACCAAGGCAAATTCTATCCCCCATCCCATCAACGGAGCCGGGGGTGGTGCCCAAGTGATGATGCGACCCGCAGCCCCAGGAACGGGTGTTATTGCCGGTGGTGCTGTACGTACTGTGCTGGAGTTGGCTGGTGTCCGTAACATCTTGGCAAAGCAGCTGGGTTCTAATAACCCCTTGAACAATGCTAGAGCTGCCGTTAATGCTCTTTCCACCTTACGTACATTTTCGGAAGTGGCTGAAGAACGCGGGATTCCTATCGAAAATCTCTACGCCTAA